In a single window of the Streptomyces sp. NBC_00285 genome:
- the aroA gene encoding 3-phosphoshikimate 1-carboxyvinyltransferase, which yields MTGMPAAHAPAPQSLSLPGSKSITARALFLAAAADGVTTLVRPLRSDDSEGFAEGLVRLGYRVGRAPDAWQVDGRPEGPAVTDADVYCRDGATTARFLPTLVAAGHGMYRFDASPQMRRRPLLPLSRALRDLGVDLRHEEAEGHHPLTVRAAGVEGGDVVLDAGQSSQYLTALLLLGPLTRRGLRIRVTDLVSAPYVEITIAMMREFGVEVVRDGDVFVVPPGGYRATTYAIEPDASTASYFFAAAAITPGAEVTVPGLGTGALQGDLGFVDVLRRMGAEVSVGADATTVRGTGELRGLTVNMRDISDTMPTLAAIAPFASAPVRIEDVANTRVKECDRLEACAENLRRLGVTVATGPDWIEIHPHAAPAGARVTSYGDHRIVMSFAVTGLRVPGISFDDPGCVRKTFPGFHEAFAELRQGIGS from the coding sequence ATGACGGGTATGCCCGCAGCCCACGCGCCCGCCCCGCAGTCCCTCTCCCTGCCCGGTTCGAAGTCCATCACCGCCCGCGCCCTCTTCCTGGCCGCCGCGGCCGACGGGGTCACCACCCTTGTGCGCCCGCTCCGTTCGGACGACTCGGAGGGCTTCGCCGAGGGCCTGGTACGGCTCGGCTATCGGGTCGGCCGTGCTCCGGACGCCTGGCAGGTGGACGGCCGCCCCGAGGGACCGGCGGTCACCGACGCGGACGTGTACTGCCGTGACGGCGCGACGACGGCCCGCTTCCTGCCCACCCTGGTGGCCGCGGGCCACGGCATGTACCGCTTCGACGCGTCGCCGCAGATGCGCAGGCGTCCTCTGCTGCCCTTGTCGCGTGCGCTGCGCGACCTGGGCGTGGACCTGCGGCACGAAGAGGCGGAGGGCCACCATCCGCTGACCGTGCGGGCGGCGGGCGTCGAGGGCGGAGACGTGGTCCTGGACGCGGGCCAGTCCTCCCAGTACCTCACCGCGCTCCTGCTGCTGGGCCCCCTGACCCGCCGGGGCCTGCGGATCCGCGTCACGGACCTGGTGTCGGCGCCGTACGTCGAGATCACCATCGCGATGATGCGCGAGTTCGGGGTGGAGGTCGTGAGGGACGGCGACGTCTTCGTGGTCCCGCCGGGCGGCTACCGCGCCACGACCTACGCGATCGAGCCGGACGCGTCCACGGCGAGCTACTTCTTCGCGGCGGCGGCGATCACGCCGGGCGCCGAGGTGACGGTCCCCGGCCTGGGCACGGGCGCGCTCCAGGGCGACCTCGGCTTCGTGGACGTGCTGCGGCGGATGGGCGCGGAGGTGTCCGTCGGCGCCGACGCCACCACGGTCCGGGGCACGGGCGAACTGCGTGGCCTGACCGTCAACATGCGGGACATCTCGGACACCATGCCGACCCTGGCGGCGATCGCGCCCTTCGCGTCCGCCCCTGTCCGCATCGAGGACGTCGCGAACACCCGGGTCAAGGAGTGCGACCGCCTGGAGGCCTGCGCGGAGAACCTGCGGCGGCTGGGCGTGACGGTGGCCACGGGCCCGGACTGGATCGAGATCCACCCGCACGCCGCTCCCGCTGGAGCCCGGGTGACGTCCTACGGCGACCACCGCATCGTCATGTCCTTCGCGGTCACCGGCCTGCGGGTACCGGGAATCTCGTTCGACGACCCCGGCTGCGTACGGAAGACTTTCCCCGGTTTCCACGAGGCGTTCGCGGAGTTGCGACAGGGCATCGGGAGTTGA
- a CDS encoding GNAT family N-acetyltransferase produces MGFQLEGPVLTGELVRLEPLDHTHAADLAVAAEENRGTYEFTWVPRAAEVGAYIDAQLARAATGSLAPYAQVSVETGRAMGATSYWEPRCWRADDRLDAVEVGFTWLAGPAQGTGINAEAKLLLFRHAFEEWHVSRVDLKTDARNDRSRAAIESVGARFEGVLRNWSRSWAPGEEGRLRDSAIFSITAEEWPRCRKRLEERVAGFVARRG; encoded by the coding sequence GTGGGTTTCCAACTGGAAGGGCCGGTACTGACAGGCGAGTTGGTACGCCTGGAACCACTGGACCACACACATGCGGCGGACCTGGCCGTGGCGGCGGAGGAGAACCGCGGTACGTACGAGTTCACCTGGGTGCCCAGGGCCGCCGAGGTCGGCGCCTACATCGACGCACAGCTCGCGCGGGCGGCGACCGGGAGCCTCGCCCCGTACGCGCAGGTGTCGGTCGAGACGGGGCGAGCGATGGGGGCTACCTCCTACTGGGAACCACGCTGCTGGCGGGCCGACGACCGGCTCGACGCCGTGGAGGTCGGCTTCACCTGGCTCGCGGGGCCGGCGCAGGGCACGGGCATCAACGCCGAGGCCAAGCTGCTGCTCTTCCGGCACGCCTTCGAGGAGTGGCACGTCTCCCGCGTCGACCTGAAGACGGACGCCCGCAACGACCGCTCCCGCGCGGCCATCGAAAGCGTCGGCGCCCGCTTCGAGGGCGTCCTGCGCAACTGGTCCCGCTCCTGGGCACCGGGGGAGGAGGGGAGGTTGCGGGACTCGGCGATCTTCTCGATCACGGCGGAGGAGTGGCCGCGGTGCCGGAAGCGGCTGGAGGAGCGGGTGGCGGGGTTCGTGGCGCGGAGGGGCTGA
- a CDS encoding sugar phosphate isomerase/epimerase family protein, with product MKLAFSTLGVPGLPLSDVLRLATSHGYHGVELRAHPEEPVHPGIGLAERADAVAEFKAAGVEVLGVAGYARVAAPGDDEPVVEEIHRLLDLARDLGAGFVRVFPGAAPDQSREEADATAARRLGTAAEYAGDLDVRILLETHDSHRTGAEAIRVLGPVGHRQVGSLWDVMHTWLGGEQPSETYAALAPHLGYVQVKDIASAEDTTPVALGAGVLPLAECVEVLSRHSWDGWLCWEYEKRWYENAAPLEDLLSAGREHLARLLNDSA from the coding sequence ATGAAACTGGCGTTCTCCACCCTCGGTGTCCCCGGCCTCCCCCTCTCGGACGTGCTACGGCTCGCGACCTCGCACGGCTATCACGGCGTGGAACTGCGCGCGCATCCGGAGGAGCCGGTGCACCCCGGTATCGGGCTCGCGGAACGGGCCGACGCGGTGGCCGAGTTCAAGGCGGCGGGAGTCGAGGTCCTCGGTGTCGCCGGGTACGCGCGTGTCGCCGCGCCGGGCGACGACGAGCCCGTGGTCGAGGAGATCCACCGTCTCCTGGACCTGGCCCGTGACCTCGGTGCCGGTTTCGTCCGGGTCTTCCCCGGCGCCGCCCCCGACCAGTCCCGCGAGGAGGCCGACGCCACGGCCGCCCGGCGGCTCGGCACGGCCGCGGAGTACGCGGGCGACCTCGACGTACGGATCCTGCTCGAAACCCATGACTCGCACCGCACGGGTGCCGAGGCGATCCGGGTCCTCGGCCCGGTCGGCCACCGTCAGGTCGGCTCGCTCTGGGATGTCATGCACACCTGGCTCGGTGGCGAGCAGCCCTCCGAGACCTACGCGGCCCTCGCCCCGCATCTCGGATATGTGCAGGTCAAGGACATCGCGTCCGCCGAGGACACCACCCCGGTCGCGCTCGGCGCGGGTGTCCTGCCGCTCGCGGAGTGCGTGGAGGTCCTCTCCCGGCACAGCTGGGACGGGTGGCTGTGCTGGGAGTACGAGAAGCGCTGGTACGAGAACGCGGCACCCCTGGAGGACCTGCTGAGCGCGGGCCGCGAGCACCTGGCCCGGCTGCTCAACGACTCGGCGTAG
- a CDS encoding dihydrofolate reductase family protein gives MRIVISEFISLDGVVQAPGGPEEDTDGGFAHGGWSHPYFDEEVLGSAFMEGMERAEALLYGRRTYLTMAGAWPERAGDPFADRLNSLKKYVVTDTLGDDELTWNNTERIPGGEAVARIRELRAREGGELAMMGSPTLVRTLISEGLVDELQLIVMPVILGGGKSIFPEDGGKRPFELVSTVAGKTGVQLCVYRPAPDAGQAQG, from the coding sequence ATGCGTATCGTGATCAGTGAGTTCATCAGTCTGGATGGTGTCGTGCAGGCCCCGGGTGGGCCGGAGGAGGACACCGACGGTGGGTTCGCGCACGGCGGCTGGTCGCATCCGTACTTCGACGAGGAGGTGCTCGGTTCCGCGTTCATGGAGGGGATGGAGCGGGCCGAGGCGCTGCTGTACGGGCGGCGGACCTATCTGACGATGGCCGGGGCGTGGCCGGAGCGGGCCGGGGATCCGTTCGCCGACCGGCTGAACTCCCTGAAGAAGTACGTGGTCACGGACACCCTCGGTGATGACGAGCTGACGTGGAACAACACCGAGCGGATCCCGGGCGGCGAGGCCGTCGCGCGGATCCGTGAGCTGCGGGCCCGCGAGGGCGGCGAGCTGGCGATGATGGGCAGCCCGACCCTGGTCCGCACCCTCATCAGTGAGGGGCTGGTCGACGAGCTCCAGCTCATCGTGATGCCGGTGATCCTCGGCGGCGGCAAGTCGATCTTCCCGGAGGACGGCGGGAAGCGGCCCTTCGAGCTCGTGTCCACGGTCGCCGGGAAGACGGGCGTGCAGCTGTGCGTGTACCGGCCCGCACCCGACGCCGGCCAGGCGCAGGGGTAG
- the pdxR gene encoding MocR-like pyridoxine biosynthesis transcription factor PdxR, with protein MRESQTNLVGDLLIDLGRPGDGALHERVKRALRSAIRSGRVEVGTALPPSRQLAADLGCSRWAVTEAYGQLVAEGYLEARSGSATRVRWSGDRDGDSERPAAGRAPVARFDLAPGLPDLRAFPRRRWAEAVRAQMTTVAFTELGYPPSGGHPRLRRLLAEYLGRSRGVSTTAQDVTVCMSVTDGVRRVCHALRAQGITAVGCEEPGWTRLRQVIGAAGLEPVPVRADDGGLRVDDLVAHAGLRAVLAAPAHQFPLGTVLVPERRAALLDWARRVDGVVLEDDYDAEFRYDRRPVAALQAMDPSRVVLLKSLSKTLSPALGIGWLVAPPRWTDALHRTGQAATPPPVLDQLAFAALLESGAYDRHLRACRRRYRDRRDALVRALAEQLPGTPVSGIAAGLHLILRLPADVDTAAVVRAAAARSLSVADLAAYHATDDHADHGLVLGYGNLADSMVEQAVRHLRTAIEASR; from the coding sequence ATGCGGGAATCACAGACCAATCTGGTGGGCGATCTCCTGATCGACCTGGGTCGGCCCGGCGACGGCGCCTTGCACGAGCGGGTGAAGCGGGCGCTGCGCTCGGCGATCCGCAGTGGGCGGGTCGAGGTCGGCACCGCCCTGCCGCCCAGCCGGCAGCTCGCCGCTGACCTCGGCTGTTCCCGCTGGGCGGTGACGGAGGCGTACGGCCAGCTCGTGGCCGAGGGCTATCTGGAGGCCCGCAGCGGTTCCGCGACCCGGGTGCGCTGGTCCGGCGACCGGGACGGCGACTCCGAGCGGCCCGCGGCCGGCCGGGCTCCCGTGGCCCGTTTCGACCTCGCGCCGGGTCTGCCGGACCTGCGGGCCTTTCCGCGCCGCAGGTGGGCGGAGGCCGTACGCGCGCAGATGACGACCGTGGCGTTCACGGAGCTCGGCTACCCGCCGTCCGGCGGCCACCCGCGGCTGCGGCGACTGCTCGCCGAGTACCTGGGCCGTTCCCGTGGCGTCTCGACGACGGCGCAGGACGTGACGGTGTGCATGAGCGTGACCGACGGGGTGCGGCGCGTCTGCCATGCCCTGCGCGCCCAGGGCATCACCGCCGTGGGCTGTGAGGAGCCGGGCTGGACGCGGCTGCGCCAGGTCATCGGTGCCGCCGGTCTGGAGCCGGTGCCGGTCCGTGCGGACGACGGCGGTCTGCGCGTCGACGACCTCGTCGCACACGCCGGTCTGCGGGCCGTACTGGCGGCTCCGGCGCACCAGTTCCCGCTGGGGACGGTGCTCGTGCCCGAGCGGCGCGCGGCCCTGCTGGACTGGGCCCGCCGGGTGGACGGTGTCGTACTGGAGGACGACTACGACGCGGAGTTCCGCTACGACCGCCGACCGGTCGCGGCCCTGCAGGCCATGGACCCGTCCCGGGTCGTGCTGCTGAAGTCCCTGAGCAAGACCCTGTCCCCGGCGCTCGGCATCGGATGGCTGGTGGCGCCGCCCCGCTGGACCGACGCCCTGCACCGGACCGGCCAGGCGGCGACCCCGCCTCCGGTCCTCGACCAGCTCGCGTTCGCCGCCCTGCTGGAGTCGGGCGCCTACGACCGTCACCTGCGGGCCTGCCGCCGTCGTTACCGAGACCGGCGCGACGCGCTCGTGCGGGCCCTCGCCGAGCAGCTGCCCGGCACCCCCGTCTCCGGCATCGCGGCGGGACTCCACCTCATCCTGCGGCTGCCGGCCGACGTGGACACCGCGGCCGTGGTCAGGGCGGCGGCCGCCCGTTCACTGTCGGTCGCCGACCTCGCCGCCTATCACGCCACCGACGACCACGCCGATCACGGGCTGGTCCTCGGCTACGGCAACCTCGCCGACAGCATGGTGGAGCAGGCGGTACGCCACCTCCGTACGGCGATCGAGGCGAGCCGTTGA
- a CDS encoding bifunctional helix-turn-helix transcriptional regulator/GNAT family N-acetyltransferase, translating to MTVQDIRAFNRFYTNVIGALDYSRHLYAPFTLTESRVLYELAHSARTDAADLRTELSLDAGYLSRILNKFEQDGLIERAASRQDPRRRHVTLTARGRETAALLAERADESVGALLATVPPVERPRLAEAMHTVRALLSDGRPPRREDVFLREPGPGDLGWMVARNAALYSAEYGFNADYEGLVARIVADFAQDHDPHLERVWIAELDGRPVGCVMCVRDDAPGTARLRLLLVEPAARGLGIGDRLVAAVVGFARHAGYRDLVLWTNDVLAAARRVYQRHGFVLAAEKPHRSFGRDLNGQDWRLDLTDSAGRE from the coding sequence ATGACCGTCCAGGACATCCGCGCCTTCAACCGCTTCTACACGAACGTGATCGGCGCCCTCGACTACAGCCGCCACCTCTACGCCCCCTTCACCCTCACCGAGTCCCGCGTCCTGTACGAACTCGCGCACTCGGCCCGCACCGACGCGGCCGATCTGCGGACCGAACTCTCCCTGGACGCCGGGTACTTGAGCCGGATCCTGAACAAGTTCGAGCAGGACGGGCTGATCGAGCGCGCGGCCTCACGACAGGATCCGCGCCGACGCCATGTCACGCTCACCGCACGCGGCCGGGAGACCGCCGCGCTGCTCGCGGAGCGCGCGGACGAATCCGTGGGCGCGCTCCTCGCGACCGTGCCGCCGGTCGAACGGCCCCGGCTCGCCGAGGCGATGCACACCGTCCGCGCCCTGCTCTCCGACGGCCGCCCGCCGCGCCGCGAGGACGTCTTCCTGCGCGAGCCGGGCCCCGGCGACCTCGGGTGGATGGTGGCCCGCAACGCGGCCCTGTACTCCGCCGAGTACGGCTTCAACGCCGACTACGAGGGCCTGGTCGCGAGGATCGTCGCCGACTTCGCGCAGGACCACGATCCGCATCTGGAGCGGGTCTGGATCGCCGAGCTGGACGGGCGCCCGGTGGGGTGCGTGATGTGCGTACGGGACGACGCGCCCGGCACGGCCCGGCTGCGGCTGCTCCTCGTCGAGCCGGCCGCGCGCGGACTCGGCATCGGGGACCGGCTGGTGGCGGCCGTCGTCGGCTTCGCGCGCCACGCCGGCTACCGCGACCTGGTGCTGTGGACCAACGACGTCCTCGCCGCCGCCCGCCGCGTCTACCAGCGCCACGGGTTCGTCCTGGCCGCCGAGAAACCCCACCGCTCCTTCGGCAGGGACCTGAACGGCCAGGACTGGCGGCTGGACCTCACCGACTCGGCCGGGCGAGAGTAG
- a CDS encoding MFS transporter codes for MSLSRTFLDVRPLRSSPVFRRLLFGRTVSTLGGFMTMVTVMYQVWDMTHSTIWSGAVAVAQAVPMVGVSLFAGSWVDRADRRRVYLTGTVGSAVCSLLLTVQGFAGRAPVVVVLLLVAVQTSFAALGAPAAGVFVPRLLPKEQVAAGLALQQATGQAMMLVGPAVAGVVLGWWGIGVCYLLDTLSFTMSFYGAYGLPALPPEGEKSRPGVHGVLDGLRFLTGHRVVRGALITDLAATVLSMPVSLFPLVNEERFGGDPRTLGLFLSALAVGGVAATVFSGPVTRLARPGPVMLCAAATWGAALALFGLTTSAWAGLGMLAVAGAADSLSVLSRTTIVQTHTPDALLGRVTAAETIVGQAGPHLGNLRGGLVAGWSSGVTALITGGLMCVAAVTYVGASTPELRAVPATDEA; via the coding sequence GTGAGCCTCAGCCGCACGTTCCTGGATGTACGGCCGCTCCGCTCCTCCCCCGTCTTCCGGCGACTGCTGTTCGGGCGCACGGTGTCCACGCTCGGCGGCTTCATGACCATGGTCACCGTCATGTACCAGGTCTGGGACATGACCCACAGCACGATCTGGAGCGGCGCGGTCGCTGTCGCGCAGGCGGTGCCGATGGTCGGGGTCAGCCTGTTCGCGGGCTCCTGGGTCGACCGGGCCGACCGGCGCCGGGTCTACCTCACGGGCACCGTCGGCTCGGCGGTCTGTTCCCTGCTGCTGACCGTGCAGGGCTTCGCGGGGCGCGCGCCGGTGGTCGTCGTCCTGCTGCTCGTCGCGGTGCAGACCTCCTTCGCCGCGCTGGGCGCGCCCGCCGCCGGCGTGTTCGTACCGCGGCTACTGCCCAAGGAGCAGGTGGCCGCCGGTCTCGCGCTCCAGCAGGCCACCGGCCAGGCGATGATGCTGGTCGGCCCGGCCGTCGCCGGGGTCGTGCTCGGCTGGTGGGGCATCGGCGTCTGCTATCTCCTCGACACCCTCAGCTTCACCATGTCCTTCTACGGCGCCTACGGGCTGCCCGCACTGCCGCCCGAGGGCGAGAAGTCCCGGCCCGGGGTGCACGGCGTCCTGGACGGCCTGCGCTTCCTGACCGGTCACCGGGTGGTGCGCGGCGCGCTCATAACGGACCTGGCCGCGACCGTGCTGTCCATGCCGGTGAGCCTGTTCCCCCTGGTCAACGAGGAACGCTTCGGCGGCGACCCGCGCACGCTCGGCCTGTTCCTGTCCGCGCTCGCCGTGGGCGGGGTCGCCGCGACGGTCTTCTCCGGGCCGGTCACCCGCCTGGCCCGGCCCGGTCCGGTGATGCTGTGCGCGGCGGCGACCTGGGGCGCGGCCCTGGCCCTGTTCGGCCTGACGACCAGTGCCTGGGCGGGCCTCGGCATGCTGGCCGTGGCCGGCGCGGCGGACTCCCTGTCCGTCCTCTCCCGCACCACCATCGTCCAGACCCACACCCCCGACGCCCTCCTCGGCCGCGTCACGGCCGCCGAGACGATCGTCGGCCAGGCGGGCCCCCACCTCGGCAACCTGCGCGGAGGTCTGGTCGCGGGCTGGAGCTCGGGCGTGACGGCTCTGATCACGGGTGGCCTGATGTGCGTGGCGGCGGTGACCTATGTGGGCGCGAGCACACCGGAGTTGCGGGCGGTTCCGGCCACGGACGAGGCGTGA
- a CDS encoding S28 family serine protease, whose translation MRKALRWLLTLVVLIGTIGTAGAATAAEPEAYGTGATTDIKDQLLSIPGMSLIEEKPYTGYRYFVLGYTQPVDHRHPSKGTFQQRITVLHKDVSRPTVFYTSGYNVSTNPGRSEPTRIVDGNQVSLEYRFFTPSRPAPANWSKLDIWQAASDQHRVFKALKKIYTRNWIATGGSKGGMTATYFERFYPRDMDGVVAYVAPNDVVNNEDSAYDRFFEAVGTKECRDRLNAVQREALVRREPLEKKYAQYAADEGFTFSTVGSLDKAYEAVVLDYVWGFWQYNLLANCADDELVPPDAKAATDDQIWNSIDTISGFSFYTDQGLAPYTPYYYQAATQLGAPTIRFPHIEKKYVRYGYQPPRNFVPRDIPTKFQPYAMRDVDNWVHNNAQHMLYVYGQNDPWGAERFRVGKGAKDSYVFTAPGMNHGANVAGLVADQKALATARILDWAGVSDAAVARAKPLATFDKKLDVPDVEREPTLRH comes from the coding sequence ATGCGCAAGGCGCTCAGATGGCTTCTCACGCTGGTCGTGCTCATCGGCACGATCGGTACGGCCGGAGCGGCCACCGCCGCCGAACCGGAGGCCTACGGCACCGGTGCCACCACCGACATCAAGGACCAACTGCTCTCCATCCCGGGGATGAGCCTCATCGAGGAGAAGCCGTACACCGGGTACCGCTACTTCGTCCTCGGTTACACCCAGCCGGTCGACCACCGGCATCCGTCCAAGGGCACGTTCCAGCAGCGGATCACCGTGCTGCACAAGGACGTCAGCCGCCCGACGGTGTTCTACACCAGCGGCTACAACGTCTCCACGAACCCCGGCCGCAGCGAGCCGACCCGGATCGTGGACGGCAACCAGGTCTCCCTGGAGTACCGCTTCTTCACGCCCTCCCGGCCGGCCCCTGCGAACTGGAGCAAGCTGGACATCTGGCAGGCCGCCAGCGACCAGCACCGCGTCTTCAAGGCGCTGAAGAAGATCTACACCAGGAACTGGATCGCCACGGGCGGCTCCAAGGGCGGTATGACCGCCACCTACTTCGAGCGCTTCTACCCGCGTGACATGGACGGCGTCGTCGCGTACGTCGCCCCCAACGACGTGGTCAACAACGAGGACTCCGCCTACGACCGCTTCTTCGAGGCCGTCGGCACCAAGGAGTGCCGCGACCGCCTGAACGCGGTGCAGCGCGAGGCGTTGGTCCGCCGGGAGCCGCTGGAGAAGAAGTACGCCCAGTACGCGGCCGACGAGGGCTTCACCTTCTCCACGGTCGGCAGCCTCGACAAGGCGTACGAGGCGGTCGTCCTCGACTACGTGTGGGGGTTCTGGCAGTACAACCTGCTCGCCAACTGCGCCGACGACGAACTGGTCCCGCCCGACGCCAAGGCCGCGACCGACGACCAGATCTGGAACTCGATCGACACGATCTCCGGGTTCTCCTTCTACACCGACCAGGGCCTGGCGCCGTACACGCCGTACTACTACCAGGCGGCCACCCAGCTCGGCGCCCCGACGATCCGCTTCCCGCACATCGAGAAGAAGTACGTCCGCTACGGCTACCAGCCGCCGCGCAACTTCGTCCCGAGGGACATCCCGACGAAGTTCCAGCCGTACGCGATGCGGGACGTGGACAACTGGGTGCACAACAACGCCCAGCACATGCTCTACGTCTACGGCCAGAACGACCCGTGGGGCGCGGAACGTTTCCGCGTCGGCAAGGGGGCGAAGGACTCGTACGTCTTCACCGCGCCCGGCATGAACCACGGCGCGAACGTCGCCGGTCTGGTCGCCGACCAGAAGGCCTTGGCCACGGCCAGGATCCTCGACTGGGCGGGCGTCTCCGACGCGGCCGTCGCCCGGGCGAAGCCGCTCGCGACGTTCGACAAGAAGCTGGACGTGCCGGACGTGGAGAGGGAGCCCACGCTGCGGCACTGA
- a CDS encoding glycoside hydrolase family 3 protein, translating to MPSRRTVLAATAGVAATLAVSGTASADDKQDDKKLRSLIARMTLPEKVGQLFVMRVYGHSATAPDQADIDANLQEIGVRTAAEMIAKYRVGGIIYFTWAHNTRDPHQIADLSDGIQRASLRQPRGLPVVISTDQEHGIVCRVGAPATLFPGAMAIGAGGSRTDARVLGQVAGQELRAVGIRQNYSPVADVNVNPANPVIGVRSFGAEPQAVAGLVAAEVRGYQGAGVAATAKHFPGHGDTAVDSHYGFPVITHSRELWEKLDAVPFRAAIRAGIDSVMTAHIQFPALDPSGDPATLSHPILTGILRGELGYDGAVVTDSLGMEGVRQKYGDDRVPVLALKAGVDQLLNPPSLDVAWNAVLRAVQDGELTEARLDESILRILRLKARLRLFEAPYVGQGGVTRTVGTPAHLAAADRIAGRTTTLLVNEKRLLPLSRRTHRKLLVVGADPASPSGTTGPPTGVLAAALTELGFTATALSTGTAPSADTVARAVGAARQADAVIVGTYNITPAQQALVEQLVATGRPVVAVAIRNPYDVAHLPTVPACLASYSWTDVELRAAARVIAGRTAPHGKLPVPVQQVDDPAKVLYPVGYGLSYDR from the coding sequence GTGCCCTCCAGACGTACCGTCCTCGCCGCGACAGCAGGCGTCGCCGCCACTCTCGCCGTGAGCGGGACCGCCTCCGCGGACGACAAGCAGGACGACAAGAAGCTCCGCTCCCTCATCGCCCGGATGACCCTCCCGGAGAAGGTCGGCCAGCTCTTCGTGATGCGGGTCTACGGCCACTCCGCCACCGCCCCCGACCAGGCGGACATCGACGCCAACCTCCAGGAGATCGGCGTCCGTACGGCCGCCGAGATGATCGCGAAGTACCGGGTGGGCGGGATCATCTACTTCACCTGGGCGCACAACACCCGTGATCCGCACCAGATCGCCGACCTGTCCGACGGGATCCAGCGGGCGTCCCTGCGACAGCCACGCGGGCTGCCCGTCGTCATCTCCACCGACCAGGAGCACGGGATCGTGTGCCGGGTCGGCGCGCCCGCCACGCTCTTCCCCGGCGCGATGGCGATCGGCGCCGGTGGCTCGCGCACGGACGCCCGTGTCCTCGGCCAGGTCGCCGGGCAGGAGCTCCGGGCCGTCGGCATCCGGCAGAACTACTCCCCCGTGGCCGACGTCAACGTCAACCCGGCCAACCCGGTCATCGGCGTGCGCTCCTTCGGGGCCGAGCCCCAGGCGGTCGCCGGACTCGTCGCCGCGGAGGTCAGGGGGTACCAGGGCGCCGGGGTCGCGGCGACCGCCAAGCACTTCCCGGGGCACGGCGACACCGCCGTCGACAGCCACTACGGCTTCCCGGTCATCACCCACAGCCGGGAACTGTGGGAGAAACTGGACGCCGTGCCCTTCCGGGCCGCGATCCGCGCCGGAATCGACTCGGTCATGACCGCGCACATCCAGTTCCCGGCCCTCGACCCCTCCGGCGACCCGGCCACCCTCTCCCACCCGATCCTCACCGGGATCCTGCGCGGCGAACTCGGCTACGACGGGGCCGTCGTCACGGACTCCCTGGGCATGGAGGGCGTCCGGCAGAAGTACGGCGACGACCGCGTCCCCGTCCTCGCCCTCAAGGCCGGCGTCGACCAGCTCCTCAACCCACCCTCCCTGGACGTCGCGTGGAACGCCGTCCTCAGAGCCGTGCAGGACGGCGAGCTCACCGAGGCGCGGCTCGACGAGTCGATCCTGCGGATCCTTCGGCTCAAGGCACGGCTGCGGCTGTTCGAGGCGCCGTACGTCGGCCAGGGCGGTGTCACCCGGACCGTCGGCACCCCGGCGCACCTCGCGGCGGCCGACCGGATCGCCGGGCGGACGACGACGCTGCTGGTCAACGAGAAGCGGCTGCTGCCCCTTTCCCGGCGCACCCATCGCAAGCTGCTCGTCGTGGGCGCCGACCCGGCCTCCCCGTCCGGCACGACGGGCCCGCCCACCGGAGTCCTCGCCGCCGCCCTCACCGAACTGGGCTTCACGGCCACCGCCCTGTCGACCGGTACGGCACCCTCGGCGGACACCGTCGCCCGGGCCGTCGGCGCCGCTCGGCAGGCGGACGCGGTGATCGTGGGGACGTACAACATCACGCCCGCCCAGCAGGCCCTCGTCGAGCAGCTCGTGGCGACCGGGAGGCCGGTGGTCGCGGTCGCGATCCGCAATCCCTACGACGTGGCCCACCTGCCCACCGTCCCGGCCTGCCTGGCGTCCTACTCCTGGACCGACGTCGAACTGCGGGCCGCGGCACGGGTGATCGCGGGGAGGACGGCACCGCACGGGAAGCTGCCGGTGCCGGTGCAGCAGGTGGACGATCCGGCGAAGGTGCTGTACCCGGTCGGGTACGGGCTGTCGTACGACCGATAG